One window of the Chryseobacterium camelliae genome contains the following:
- the tssD gene encoding type VI secretion system tube protein TssD has translation MAEMNSRGILKFNNGEAQKLLKLNYSVSRSTDVSGRVASDPSNALIKITVEATDKSDILESLLNGKYKPTEGEVTFNKSHEEGTLTTLKWTNGYVIQHEVDFDAVDDNSMYISFVVSAEKIDLGNSSYHGGWPM, from the coding sequence ATGGCAGAAATGAATTCAAGAGGAATTTTAAAATTCAACAACGGTGAAGCACAAAAGCTGTTAAAACTTAACTACAGCGTATCGAGATCCACAGACGTTTCCGGACGTGTAGCATCAGATCCTTCCAATGCACTCATCAAGATTACTGTAGAGGCGACTGACAAATCAGATATCCTTGAAAGTTTGCTGAACGGTAAGTACAAGCCTACCGAAGGAGAAGTAACCTTTAACAAATCTCATGAAGAAGGAACATTAACAACACTGAAATGGACCAACGGATACGTAATCCAGCACGAGGTAGATTTTGATGCTGTAGACGATAACAGCATGTACATCAGTTTCGTGGTTAGCGCAGAAAAGATTGATCTTGGGAACTCTTCTTACCACGGAGGATGGCCAATGTAA
- a CDS encoding cysteine hydrolase family protein — MGKLRDKKPALILVDIQKGFLDDAYWGGNRNNKDAEKICARLLEKWRELELPVFHVRHSSANPDSRLHESHPGFQFSDEVLPHSGESVITKKVNSAFIGTDLKEKLDAQHIQTLVIAGITTNHCVSTTARMAGNFGYETYVISDATAAFDRIGINGEKYDSELIHLTALANLNGEFATVWDSGKLLLELQ; from the coding sequence ATGGGTAAACTAAGGGATAAGAAACCGGCATTAATTCTGGTTGATATACAGAAAGGCTTTTTGGATGATGCGTATTGGGGAGGCAACAGGAATAATAAAGATGCAGAAAAAATCTGTGCAAGGCTGCTGGAAAAGTGGAGGGAACTTGAGCTTCCTGTTTTTCACGTCAGGCACAGCTCCGCAAATCCGGACTCAAGACTTCATGAGTCCCATCCCGGATTTCAGTTCAGTGATGAAGTACTGCCTCATTCCGGAGAATCTGTTATCACTAAAAAGGTAAACAGTGCGTTTATCGGGACTGATTTAAAGGAAAAGCTGGACGCGCAGCATATTCAAACCCTCGTCATCGCAGGAATCACCACGAATCATTGTGTTTCAACCACTGCAAGGATGGCAGGAAACTTTGGGTATGAAACCTACGTAATTTCTGATGCAACCGCTGCATTCGACAGGATCGGTATTAATGGTGAGAAATATGATTCAGAACTGATCCACCTTACCGCTCTCGCCAATTTAAACGGTGAGTTTGCAACCGTCTGGGATTCAGGAAAATTGTTACTGGAATTACAATAA
- a CDS encoding lysophospholipid acyltransferase family protein, with the protein MSLISKNDLIKASGLSKLGFLKNPVASAIMRIAKINEVNKLYNTLKDKEGKDFFDSFVRERNLSYIAFEEDLAKIPKTGPFILVSNHPLGAIDGILMCKILTEVRPDFKVMGNFLLEKIKPMEPYVISVNPFEGRKEAYSSSSGMRGTLKHLQNGGCVGIFPAGEVSNKNNPYGEILDKDWEKPALKLIRAAKVPVVPMYFHAKNSRLFYQLSKLHPNLQTLMLPAEMMNEREDPIRIRFGRPISVKAMDEMETIEELGEFLKRKVYMMKSYYEKRKSLAQAINLKNLSVKFPLLKEENIVQNIIDETPKEDILQDIRKLKDTDKMLFRNGNYEVYFTNYEEIPSIMREIGRQRELTFRAVGEGSNLPFDLDEYDKNYHHLFLWDSTAERLVGAYRMALGKEVMKKSGIKGFYTSSLFEFEQDIHPFFKKVIEMGRAYICQDYQQKPLPLFLLWRGIVHVCLRNPDHKFLMGGVSISNKFSEFSKSLMIEFMRSNYFDSAVAQYITPRNEYKVKLRDRDKHLFFDEMESDLNKLDKIIDDLEPELRLPVLIKKYIKQNAKVIAFNVDPNFNDAIDGLMYIRISDLPESTIKPVLEEMSEQIRKEQENNPAENQ; encoded by the coding sequence ATGAGTTTAATTTCGAAAAACGATCTGATCAAAGCTTCCGGTTTAAGCAAACTTGGATTCCTCAAGAATCCGGTAGCCTCTGCCATCATGCGTATTGCCAAAATCAACGAGGTCAACAAACTGTATAATACCCTGAAGGACAAGGAAGGAAAAGACTTTTTCGACTCATTTGTAAGAGAAAGAAACCTCAGCTATATCGCTTTTGAAGAAGACCTTGCCAAAATTCCCAAAACAGGACCCTTTATTTTGGTCTCCAACCATCCGCTGGGTGCTATTGACGGAATTCTGATGTGCAAGATCCTTACGGAAGTCCGTCCGGATTTCAAGGTCATGGGCAATTTCCTGCTGGAAAAAATAAAGCCTATGGAACCGTATGTGATCTCCGTCAATCCTTTTGAAGGAAGAAAAGAAGCGTACAGCAGTTCTTCCGGAATGCGGGGAACCCTTAAGCATTTACAGAACGGAGGCTGTGTAGGTATCTTCCCTGCCGGGGAAGTATCCAACAAGAACAATCCATATGGTGAAATACTGGATAAAGACTGGGAGAAACCGGCGTTAAAGCTGATCCGTGCTGCAAAGGTACCAGTGGTCCCTATGTATTTCCATGCCAAAAACAGCCGTCTCTTCTATCAGCTGTCCAAATTGCATCCTAACCTTCAGACACTGATGCTGCCTGCGGAAATGATGAATGAGCGGGAAGATCCTATCAGGATCCGTTTCGGAAGGCCGATTTCAGTAAAAGCCATGGATGAAATGGAAACTATTGAAGAACTCGGCGAATTCCTGAAGCGTAAGGTATACATGATGAAATCCTATTATGAAAAGAGGAAATCGCTTGCCCAGGCCATCAACCTGAAAAACCTTTCGGTTAAGTTCCCTTTGCTGAAAGAAGAAAATATCGTCCAGAATATTATTGATGAAACCCCGAAAGAGGACATCCTTCAGGACATCCGCAAACTCAAGGATACGGATAAAATGCTTTTCAGGAACGGAAACTATGAAGTTTATTTTACCAATTATGAGGAGATACCTTCCATCATGAGGGAAATCGGACGCCAGCGTGAGCTGACTTTCCGTGCCGTTGGAGAAGGCAGTAACCTTCCGTTTGACCTGGATGAATATGATAAGAATTATCATCACCTTTTTCTCTGGGACAGCACGGCAGAACGCCTTGTAGGAGCTTACAGGATGGCGCTGGGTAAGGAAGTGATGAAGAAATCAGGCATTAAAGGATTTTATACAAGTTCCCTGTTTGAATTTGAGCAGGATATCCACCCTTTCTTCAAGAAAGTAATTGAAATGGGAAGAGCCTACATCTGCCAGGACTACCAGCAAAAGCCTTTGCCATTATTTCTTTTGTGGAGGGGAATCGTGCATGTATGCCTGAGAAACCCGGATCATAAATTCCTGATGGGCGGAGTGAGCATATCCAATAAATTCTCTGAGTTCTCAAAGTCCCTGATGATTGAATTCATGCGTTCCAACTATTTCGATTCTGCGGTAGCCCAATACATTACTCCGAGAAATGAGTATAAAGTAAAGCTCCGTGACCGGGATAAGCACCTGTTCTTTGACGAAATGGAATCTGACCTGAATAAACTGGATAAGATCATCGATGATCTGGAACCGGAACTGAGGCTTCCTGTCCTGATTAAAAAATATATTAAGCAGAATGCCAAGGTAATTGCCTTTAACGTGGACCCGAATTTCAACGATGCGATAGACGGTCTGATGTACATCAGGATCAGTGACCTCCCCGAAAGCACCATAAAACCGGTACTGGAAGAGATGAGCGAGCAGATCCGGAAGGAACAGGAAAATAATCCGGCTGAAAATCAATAG
- a CDS encoding alpha/beta hydrolase, which produces MDLNRIDKDLKESIDRFPFSLELDENEFLNHPELVQEEKETFAKTYPFTAPGDITVQDIFVKSSGDDHQIRLHIYQPEKFDSNRTIIYFHGGGYIFGLPEQVDKQMFEIAVKLHATIISVDYRLSPQYRFPVPVQDGFDALQWTITNGKQQLGINPENLTVFGGSAGGHLAAAVSQMANDQDIKNIKHQFLLYPVIHNRLDTPSMKEFTDAPIWNRNYAEIAWAHFLGPDDKDKGIRYADLTNYDDFKNLPRTTIVACELDPLRDEAIEFSQLLYQAGVPTELWVIPGAIHVFDLFEASLTDRYNEFLYNRMF; this is translated from the coding sequence ATGGATTTAAACAGAATCGATAAAGACCTTAAAGAAAGCATAGATCGCTTTCCGTTTTCACTGGAATTAGACGAAAATGAATTTCTGAATCATCCGGAACTTGTACAGGAAGAAAAAGAGACATTTGCAAAAACATATCCTTTTACAGCACCTGGTGATATCACAGTACAAGATATTTTTGTCAAAAGTTCCGGTGACGATCATCAGATAAGGCTTCATATTTATCAGCCGGAAAAGTTCGACAGCAACAGGACGATCATCTATTTTCATGGAGGAGGGTATATTTTCGGGCTTCCGGAACAGGTAGATAAGCAGATGTTTGAAATCGCAGTAAAACTTCATGCTACAATTATCTCAGTAGATTACAGGCTTTCTCCGCAATACAGGTTTCCGGTTCCGGTGCAGGATGGCTTTGATGCATTGCAATGGACGATTACAAACGGTAAACAGCAGCTGGGAATTAATCCGGAAAACCTCACTGTTTTCGGTGGCAGTGCAGGCGGACATCTTGCAGCTGCAGTCAGCCAAATGGCCAATGATCAGGATATTAAAAATATAAAACATCAGTTTTTACTGTATCCTGTGATCCATAACAGGCTTGACACGCCTTCCATGAAAGAGTTTACGGATGCGCCGATATGGAACAGGAACTATGCTGAAATTGCCTGGGCCCATTTTTTAGGGCCTGATGATAAAGATAAAGGCATCCGGTATGCAGACCTCACCAACTATGATGATTTTAAAAATCTTCCGAGAACCACCATCGTTGCCTGCGAACTTGATCCCTTAAGGGATGAAGCAATTGAATTTTCCCAACTGCTTTACCAGGCAGGAGTGCCTACTGAACTGTGGGTGATTCCCGGAGCGATCCATGTATTTGACCTGTTTGAAGCTTCTTTGACTGACCGGTACAACGAATTCCTCTACAACCGTATGTTCTGA